TCGTCGACATGCCCGAGGTCACGGTAATTCGCTCCGAAACCATCGGTGCGATCGACAAGATCCGTGAGCAGACCGGCATCGAGCAGTTCGATTTCGTCTACGTGGATGCCAACCACCAGTACGAGTACGTCCTGCGCGACATGATGTATTACCAGGAGCTGCTTGGTCCGGACGGCATCATGATGCTCAACGACTGCTGCTTCAGTGACAATGGCACCAAGCAGAACCTGGGTGTGCTCGAAGCGCTCGGCAGCTTCATGAAGCGTTCGGACTTCATTCCGGTGGCGATGACCAATACCGATTGGTCTGATGTGATCCTGGTGCGCCGCAATTCCGTGCTGGTGCAGCTGTTCGACATGGCGCTGAGCAACTCCGACGTACCTTACGTCGAGATCCCTCACCAACTGATCACCGCTGCTCGTGTGGTCTATGGCGCCCAGCGTCACAACCTCAGCTTCGTCTGATTTCGATGTGGGGCAGGGGTGTACTGGCTGTTGTGGGTGCTCTTGTGCTCGCAGCATGCCAGTCGCCGCGCGAAGCGCTGGAGCACAGGGCTGCCGAGTACGGTCGTGAGGTGCAGGTGCTGGCGCTGGAAAGCTTTCCACTGCTGGTCGTGGCGCCCGCGCAGATGCCTACCGCCAACGTGCTGCGGGTTTATCTGGAGGGTGATGGCCATGCCTGGGTCACGCCCTCGCAGCCGAGTCTGGACCCTACGCCGCGGCAGACTCTGGTGGTCGACCTGGCGATGCAGGATCCGACACCTTCCTTATATATGGCCAGGCCCTGTCAGTTCGTCAGCGTCCCTGGATGCACGCCGGCGCTGTGGACCAGTCGGCGCTTCTCCCCTGAGGTGCTGGACAGTCTTGGTCAAGCGCTCGACCGGCTGAAAGCGCGTTATGGCAATCAGGGCTTCGAGCTGGTGGGCTACTCCGGCGGCGGAGCGCTTGTCTTGTTGCTGGCGGGGCGGCGTGAGGATGTGTGGCAGGTCCAGACGCTGGCCGGCAATCTGAGTCCGGCCGAATGGGCGCGAATGCTTGAGCTGACGCCGCTGGAAGGTTCGCTCGAGCCTTTACAGTATCGGGAGCGCC
The Pseudomonas putida genome window above contains:
- a CDS encoding class I SAM-dependent methyltransferase, with product MKVCSTHRESLYYVVGAVFNALEKRPVVAELGVLRGENALKLRAALAPERMVLADSWSKEANKAYSPFDQLPPWVSPVDDYEYYYGGSLHDDATWDRLYQECVSKFVDMPEVTVIRSETIGAIDKIREQTGIEQFDFVYVDANHQYEYVLRDMMYYQELLGPDGIMMLNDCCFSDNGTKQNLGVLEALGSFMKRSDFIPVAMTNTDWSDVILVRRNSVLVQLFDMALSNSDVPYVEIPHQLITAARVVYGAQRHNLSFV
- a CDS encoding alpha/beta hydrolase yields the protein MWGRGVLAVVGALVLAACQSPREALEHRAAEYGREVQVLALESFPLLVVAPAQMPTANVLRVYLEGDGHAWVTPSQPSLDPTPRQTLVVDLAMQDPTPSLYMARPCQFVSVPGCTPALWTSRRFSPEVLDSLGQALDRLKARYGNQGFELVGYSGGGALVLLLAGRREDVWQVQTLAGNLSPAEWARMLELTPLEGSLEPLQYRERLARIPQRHLLGAEDRQVPADVAAFYARQLGEARCLELVSLPGVTHERGWQQAWPSWRQRSLACAPVERKD